A window from Flavobacterium gyeonganense encodes these proteins:
- a CDS encoding zinc-dependent metalloprotease: MREKAFLHHVKLFCLLILLLFIPVTVLSQKKKKKDAETELVKKDSTDAKKGKKYNDLIKKGTVKKGLFNIIQVKTDVYFEIHDSLFKREFLVVNKVSQVPFQINEYGLNKGMNYENKVISFYKDTIANKVWVKSYLPKVSSPKDDAITASVKDNFAESIIEVFDIESKNNDSTSVVIKVNKIFDGKQKSFNDLISNVGLSSSVKSDLSYIESTKSFPKNIIVKSQLTTSLLEDGIPASVTLGVTSNIILLDKTPMKSRFSDTRIGYFTEKHWYFADAQQAMLEKELITRWRLEPKKEDEERYLKGELVAPKKPIVYYIDPSTPKQWRKYIIDGVHDWQTAFEKAGFKNAIIAKEPTENDLDFDVDDVRYSVITYAASPKSNAMGPSVVDPRSGEIIEADIIWWHNVMTSLQSWMRIQTGPIDPKARANTFSNEHMGEAVRFASSHEVGHTFGLKHNMGSSFAYDVESLRSKEFTAKMGGTAPSIMDYARYNYVAQPEDSVTVITPKIGEYDKYAIEWGYRWYPPNENETVKLNTLIAKHQNDPVYFYGEQQGEVIDPRSQSEDLGNDAVKASEYGLKNLKRVVDNILSWTYDKDQPYYETGKLYIGAIGQWQMYNRHVMNNIGGIYLNPTVHGDNKQSYVPVPAAMQKKAADYLVKNVLTIPQWLFFNTILDKTNPLKDTPLGPYEYTPYTLSRELQYDIMYKLLGDERLLRMTENELYQRNKTNEKVFTVNELFKKMHQSVFLGTIQNKSLTILERMTQKNYVDVLIISTNKLFEKTDPKNIIDLRETLQMPHLCSLDDEHMARNINQSFLKRVTEVTSDKKGELGKVLQLLRTKRSIGDQSTQNHYRDLIQRIEKALNNTTF; encoded by the coding sequence ATGAGGGAAAAGGCATTCCTACATCATGTAAAATTATTCTGCTTATTAATTTTACTATTATTCATTCCTGTTACGGTTCTTTCGCAAAAGAAAAAGAAAAAAGACGCAGAGACTGAACTAGTAAAAAAAGATTCTACTGACGCCAAAAAAGGAAAAAAATACAATGACCTTATAAAAAAAGGAACTGTAAAAAAGGGTCTCTTCAATATTATACAAGTTAAAACTGATGTTTATTTTGAAATTCATGACAGTTTATTTAAAAGAGAGTTTTTAGTTGTAAACAAAGTATCACAGGTTCCTTTTCAGATAAACGAATATGGCTTAAACAAAGGGATGAATTATGAGAACAAAGTAATCAGTTTTTATAAAGATACAATTGCAAACAAAGTTTGGGTGAAGTCTTATCTTCCAAAAGTTTCTTCTCCTAAGGATGATGCCATAACAGCTTCTGTAAAAGATAATTTTGCGGAGTCTATCATTGAGGTTTTTGATATTGAAAGTAAAAATAACGACTCGACTTCGGTTGTTATTAAAGTAAATAAAATTTTTGACGGTAAACAGAAGAGTTTCAATGACCTAATAAGCAATGTTGGATTAAGCAGTTCTGTAAAATCTGATTTATCTTATATAGAAAGTACAAAATCATTTCCAAAAAACATTATTGTAAAGTCGCAGTTAACGACTTCTCTTCTGGAAGATGGAATTCCAGCATCAGTAACGCTTGGCGTAACAAGTAATATTATTTTATTGGACAAAACCCCAATGAAATCTCGTTTTTCTGACACCCGTATTGGATATTTCACTGAAAAGCATTGGTATTTTGCCGATGCACAGCAGGCGATGCTTGAAAAAGAATTGATTACCCGCTGGCGTTTAGAACCCAAAAAAGAAGATGAAGAACGATATTTGAAAGGAGAATTAGTAGCGCCTAAAAAGCCAATCGTGTATTATATTGATCCATCAACCCCAAAGCAATGGAGAAAATATATTATTGACGGTGTTCACGATTGGCAAACGGCCTTTGAAAAAGCCGGTTTTAAAAATGCTATTATTGCAAAAGAGCCTACTGAAAATGATTTAGATTTTGATGTTGATGATGTTCGTTATTCTGTAATTACTTATGCAGCATCTCCAAAATCCAATGCTATGGGACCATCTGTTGTTGACCCGAGAAGCGGTGAAATTATTGAAGCAGACATTATATGGTGGCACAATGTGATGACTTCCCTTCAAAGCTGGATGCGTATCCAGACCGGCCCGATTGATCCGAAAGCCAGAGCAAATACTTTTAGTAATGAGCATATGGGAGAAGCAGTACGTTTTGCATCGTCTCACGAAGTAGGACACACATTTGGTTTAAAACACAATATGGGATCTTCGTTTGCTTATGATGTTGAATCTTTACGGTCTAAAGAATTTACGGCAAAAATGGGCGGCACTGCTCCTTCTATAATGGATTATGCCAGATACAATTATGTAGCACAGCCGGAAGATAGTGTTACGGTTATCACTCCTAAAATTGGAGAATACGATAAGTACGCAATTGAATGGGGATACAGATGGTACCCACCTAATGAAAACGAAACTGTTAAACTAAACACTCTGATTGCCAAACACCAAAACGATCCTGTTTATTTTTATGGTGAACAGCAGGGCGAGGTAATTGACCCGCGTTCACAGTCTGAAGATTTAGGAAATGATGCTGTAAAAGCAAGCGAATACGGTTTGAAAAACTTAAAACGTGTTGTCGATAATATCTTAAGCTGGACATACGATAAAGACCAGCCTTACTACGAAACAGGTAAACTGTATATTGGAGCTATCGGACAATGGCAAATGTACAACCGTCATGTAATGAACAATATTGGCGGTATTTACTTAAACCCAACTGTTCACGGCGATAACAAACAAAGTTATGTTCCGGTTCCTGCAGCCATGCAAAAAAAAGCTGCTGATTATTTAGTTAAAAATGTACTTACGATTCCGCAGTGGTTGTTTTTCAATACCATTTTAGACAAGACAAATCCGCTGAAAGACACTCCTCTTGGACCTTATGAGTACACTCCTTATACCCTTTCAAGAGAATTACAATACGATATCATGTATAAATTATTAGGTGATGAGCGTTTACTTCGAATGACAGAAAACGAATTATACCAGCGAAATAAAACCAATGAAAAGGTTTTTACCGTAAATGAGTTGTTTAAAAAAATGCATCAGAGTGTATTTTTAGGAACTATTCAAAACAAATCGCTTACCATTCTGGAGCGTATGACGCAAAAGAATTATGTGGATGTTTTAATTATTTCGACCAATAAATTATTTGAAAAAACAGACCCTAAAAACATAATCGACTTACGAGAAACATTACAAATGCCTCATTTATGTTCTCTTGATGATGAACATATGGCAAGAAACATCAATCAGTCTTTTTTAAAAAGAGTTACGGAAGTAACTTCTGATAAAAAAGGAGAATTGGGCAAAGTACTTCAATTGTTAAGAACAAAAAGAAGCATAGGAGATCAGTCGACCCAAAACCATTACCGCGATTTGATACAACGAATCGAAAAAGCCCTAAATAATACAACCTTTTAA
- a CDS encoding SusC/RagA family TonB-linked outer membrane protein: MKKILHALLLFLAIAGYSQETRTITGIILDESDKSPIPGASIFVENNSISNKTSMAGIIESSTIGTTTDFDGKFQLKIAKNVTSLRVTFMGYVSYTLDLSAQRDYTINLKSETAKLQEVVVTGYQKIEKRKLTAAVSKIDMAAIQQTGVSSIDQLLVGQIAGVAVSTPSGAPGAPARIRIRGTASLNGTQDPLWVLDGLPLEGNEVPKNFDKDNIDVLSNYSISGLNPDDIKDITILKDAAATAIYGARAANGVIVVTTKKGRAGKMVVSFNTNTFITQRPDFSKLNLMNSSEKVDLELDMASRADLTYRDTGGDITRILNGSNELAAFRSGGFSSLSPATQQSINDLRNNNTNWGNLLYQTAVNTQHGLSLSGGGEKSDYYFSVGYYDEKGTTVGTGFKRYNLTLKNNFELTDKFKIGVGIFGSESKTSSYLTDTDLFTNPANYSRNVNPYLTPYNADGSYKYDQDIAGYSDRYVPFNILEERQNTSYDLKSRAVKALFDAEYKITDALKVTSQLGLQLDNSSSEKFADKDTYYTRKQKEGSRYFNNGTYKYFLPEGGIIQNSNTDFFQYNLKTMVNYKKTLAEKHEIEAMVGNELRRSYTTFVGTKGFGFDKNNLTTQQIVFPNTDFSTYEIYKTYVKNENENAFASFFATAAYTYNRKYSIFGSVRYDGSDLFGVDPKYKYLPLWSTSASWTVSEEDFLKENLTLSNLRLRASYGLQGNIDKGTSPYVMGRNNSAVILPGQTEPVIVIDSPPNDKLRWEKTENVNLGADIGLFNNRISIVTDLYGRKSSDLIGLRALPLENGFEYSNLNWAQVSNKGYEITLSTKNIDRPNFKWNTSINFSHNKSNVDRIEVRDTDYMPSREGLPVNAVFGFKTNGIDENGYPLFVNKNGETVNTQTFFGLFDPFADFFPGELTQSSLTASEFRNLFTYLGDRDPKFTGGITNTFKVSNFDLTIAASFNIKQTVTKTPPYNGTLVDRGQNYSRDILDAWSPTNTSSNLPGITSKDSGTGDSYMAYLWYSGQNQITTYNYLDTWTSEMSYMRLSSMRLGYTFPKTITDYLNIQSIRFNVEARNLFVISSDYKGYFDPETFGNIYAQPVPKSFTLGCNVTF, translated from the coding sequence ATGAAAAAAATTTTACATGCCTTACTGCTGTTCCTGGCCATCGCAGGATACTCGCAGGAAACCCGAACAATTACGGGAATAATACTGGACGAAAGCGACAAATCCCCTATTCCGGGAGCTTCTATTTTTGTCGAAAACAATTCGATTTCCAATAAAACTTCAATGGCTGGAATTATTGAGAGTTCAACTATAGGAACTACTACCGATTTTGATGGTAAATTTCAATTAAAAATAGCCAAAAATGTAACTTCCCTGAGAGTAACTTTTATGGGATATGTTTCTTATACTTTAGACCTTTCTGCACAGAGAGATTACACTATTAATTTAAAGTCTGAAACTGCAAAACTTCAGGAAGTTGTGGTTACAGGTTACCAAAAAATCGAGAAAAGAAAACTTACTGCTGCGGTTTCTAAGATAGATATGGCTGCGATCCAGCAGACAGGGGTTTCCAGTATCGACCAGTTATTAGTAGGACAAATTGCCGGTGTTGCTGTAAGTACACCATCCGGAGCACCTGGAGCACCTGCAAGAATCAGAATCAGGGGTACAGCTTCTCTTAATGGTACACAAGATCCTTTATGGGTACTTGATGGTTTGCCTTTAGAAGGAAATGAAGTTCCTAAAAACTTTGATAAGGATAATATCGACGTATTAAGCAACTACTCTATTTCTGGTTTAAACCCGGATGACATTAAAGATATTACCATTTTAAAAGATGCAGCCGCAACAGCTATTTACGGAGCCCGTGCTGCAAATGGCGTAATTGTGGTAACTACTAAAAAAGGTAGGGCAGGTAAAATGGTCGTAAGTTTCAACACAAACACTTTCATCACACAAAGACCTGATTTCTCTAAATTGAATTTGATGAATTCTTCTGAAAAAGTTGATTTGGAACTTGACATGGCAAGCCGTGCGGATTTAACATACAGGGATACCGGTGGAGATATTACCCGCATCTTAAACGGATCTAACGAATTAGCAGCCTTCAGATCTGGAGGATTCTCTTCTTTGAGCCCGGCAACTCAGCAATCTATCAATGATTTAAGAAATAACAATACAAACTGGGGTAACCTATTATATCAAACCGCGGTGAATACACAGCATGGTTTAAGTTTATCCGGAGGTGGGGAAAAATCAGACTACTATTTTTCTGTAGGATACTATGATGAAAAAGGAACTACAGTTGGAACCGGTTTCAAGCGTTACAACTTAACCTTAAAAAACAACTTTGAGTTAACAGACAAATTTAAAATTGGTGTTGGAATTTTTGGTTCAGAAAGCAAAACATCATCTTATTTAACAGATACAGATTTGTTTACAAACCCTGCCAATTACTCAAGAAACGTAAACCCATATTTAACTCCATATAATGCTGATGGCAGTTATAAATATGATCAGGATATTGCGGGATACTCTGACCGTTATGTTCCTTTTAACATTCTGGAAGAAAGACAAAACACGTCTTATGATTTAAAGTCAAGAGCTGTAAAAGCTTTATTTGATGCAGAATATAAAATAACAGACGCTCTAAAAGTTACTTCACAGTTAGGTTTACAATTAGACAATTCTTCAAGCGAAAAATTTGCTGATAAAGACACGTATTACACCAGAAAACAAAAGGAAGGATCTCGTTACTTTAATAACGGAACCTACAAATATTTCCTTCCTGAAGGTGGTATTATTCAAAATTCCAACACAGACTTCTTCCAATATAACCTGAAAACAATGGTTAACTACAAGAAAACTTTAGCAGAGAAACATGAAATTGAAGCAATGGTTGGTAATGAATTAAGAAGAAGTTACACAACATTTGTAGGAACTAAAGGTTTTGGTTTTGATAAAAATAATTTGACTACTCAGCAAATTGTATTCCCTAATACAGATTTTTCTACGTATGAAATTTATAAAACCTATGTAAAAAATGAAAATGAGAATGCATTTGCTTCATTTTTTGCAACAGCAGCTTATACTTATAACAGAAAGTACAGTATATTTGGAAGTGTTAGATATGATGGTTCTGATTTATTTGGTGTAGATCCAAAATATAAATATTTACCACTTTGGTCAACATCTGCTTCATGGACAGTATCTGAAGAAGATTTCTTAAAAGAAAACTTAACCCTTTCAAACCTTAGACTTCGTGCTTCTTATGGTTTACAAGGTAACATTGACAAGGGCACTTCTCCTTATGTAATGGGTAGAAATAATAGTGCAGTAATTCTACCTGGACAAACAGAGCCTGTAATTGTGATTGACAGTCCGCCTAATGACAAATTACGCTGGGAAAAAACTGAAAACGTTAACCTTGGTGCTGACATAGGCCTTTTCAATAATCGTATCAGCATTGTAACTGATTTATACGGAAGAAAAAGTTCTGACTTAATAGGATTAAGAGCACTTCCTTTAGAAAATGGTTTTGAATATAGCAACTTAAACTGGGCACAAGTAAGTAATAAAGGTTACGAGATTACTTTGTCTACTAAAAACATTGATCGTCCCAACTTTAAATGGAATACAAGCATTAACTTTTCTCACAACAAAAGTAATGTTGACCGTATAGAAGTTCGTGATACTGATTACATGCCAAGCAGAGAAGGTCTTCCAGTAAATGCAGTATTCGGATTTAAAACAAACGGTATTGACGAGAACGGATATCCTTTGTTCGTAAATAAAAACGGAGAAACAGTAAATACACAGACCTTTTTTGGATTATTCGATCCTTTTGCTGACTTTTTCCCTGGAGAACTTACACAATCAAGTTTAACTGCCAGTGAATTTAGAAATTTGTTTACTTATTTAGGAGACAGAGATCCAAAATTTACAGGTGGTATTACTAACACATTTAAAGTAAGCAATTTTGACTTAACCATAGCAGCATCTTTCAATATTAAACAGACTGTTACAAAAACACCTCCATACAACGGAACACTCGTAGACAGAGGTCAAAATTACAGCAGGGATATTTTAGACGCATGGTCTCCAACCAATACATCATCTAATTTACCTGGAATTACAAGTAAAGATTCTGGAACCGGTGATTCTTACATGGCCTATTTGTGGTATTCAGGACAAAATCAAATAACTACTTACAATTATTTAGATACATGGACAAGTGAAATGAGTTATATGAGATTGAGCAGTATGCGTTTGGGATATACTTTCCCTAAAACAATTACAGATTATCTTAATATTCAAAGCATCAGATTTAATGTTGAGGCAAGAAACTTATTCGTAATTAGTTCTGACTATAAAGGTTATTTTGACCCGGAAACTTTCGGAAACATCTATGCTCAACCAGTTCCTAAGTCATTTACTTTAGGATGTAATGTAACTTTCTAA
- a CDS encoding RagB/SusD family nutrient uptake outer membrane protein, whose amino-acid sequence MKKISKYILLFVAAMAVTSCDDYLDIQPVGRVIPETLDQYRAVLTKGYHTYPQHKSLTAVRTDELALNEFSDDIIYYRDIYIWKDANPDRITTTFHYQDLYTVIFYTNVIINEASKKLEVSEERNQLIGEAYALRAMAYFDLVNLFGKHYNAATAATDKGVPLALEIDLEQAFVPQSVEVIYNQIISDTNKAEEMINLNTQPTGKNYRFSKAALYAFESRIYLYQQQWQKSFDAAEKALAINNALIDLKATPALATKYTSVESVLALEDGLINNLKGTVYASADLIASYNKTTDLRFPLYFLASGSRYRIQKGGNDDQRCSFRTSELYLTKAETSVKLNKISDAKTTVLSFIKNRYTATAYAQLESNVNAMNTVDLTNFILEERHREFAVEGQRWFDLRRTSQKQIVHTFNGENYTLIQNDPRYTIPYPANARLNNPNL is encoded by the coding sequence ATGAAAAAAATCTCAAAATATATACTACTTTTTGTTGCTGCTATGGCTGTAACAAGCTGCGATGATTATCTGGATATCCAACCGGTAGGGCGTGTTATTCCGGAAACGTTAGATCAATATCGTGCAGTTTTAACCAAAGGATACCACACTTACCCTCAACACAAATCTTTAACAGCAGTTCGTACAGATGAATTGGCTTTAAATGAATTTAGTGACGATATAATTTATTACCGCGATATTTATATCTGGAAAGATGCTAATCCTGATCGTATCACGACCACTTTTCATTATCAGGATCTTTACACGGTAATTTTTTATACAAATGTTATTATCAATGAAGCTTCTAAAAAATTGGAAGTGTCAGAAGAAAGAAACCAACTAATTGGAGAAGCTTATGCTTTAAGAGCAATGGCTTACTTTGATTTGGTTAACCTTTTCGGAAAACATTACAATGCAGCAACAGCTGCTACAGATAAGGGGGTACCATTAGCACTAGAGATTGATTTAGAGCAGGCTTTCGTTCCTCAAAGTGTTGAAGTAATTTACAATCAAATTATTTCAGATACCAACAAAGCTGAAGAAATGATCAATTTAAATACGCAGCCAACTGGTAAAAATTATCGTTTTTCGAAAGCAGCTTTATACGCTTTTGAAAGCCGCATTTACTTATATCAGCAACAATGGCAAAAATCGTTTGACGCTGCAGAAAAAGCTTTAGCAATCAATAATGCATTAATTGACTTAAAAGCCACTCCTGCTTTGGCTACAAAATACACTTCTGTTGAGTCTGTCTTAGCTCTTGAGGATGGATTAATCAATAATCTAAAAGGTACTGTATATGCATCAGCGGATTTAATAGCATCGTACAATAAAACAACTGATTTACGTTTTCCTCTTTATTTTTTAGCAAGCGGAAGCCGTTACAGAATTCAAAAAGGGGGCAACGATGACCAAAGATGCTCTTTCAGAACTTCTGAATTATATCTTACAAAAGCAGAAACTTCAGTAAAACTGAATAAAATTTCTGATGCTAAAACAACTGTTTTAAGTTTCATCAAAAACAGATATACAGCAACAGCATATGCACAGCTTGAAAGCAATGTTAATGCTATGAATACTGTAGATTTAACAAACTTCATTTTAGAAGAAAGACACCGTGAGTTTGCTGTTGAAGGACAACGCTGGTTTGATTTAAGGAGAACTTCCCAAAAACAAATCGTTCACACTTTCAATGGAGAAAATTATACATTAATACAAAACGATCCGCGCTATACCATTCCTTACCCGGCAAACGCGAGATTAAACAATCCAAATCTATAA
- a CDS encoding LytR/AlgR family response regulator transcription factor, whose product MKIAIVEDEHLASSYLQSILGQQDVLPITQATVLKSVKEAVAFFNENNVDLAFMDIHLGDGKSLEIFEKATVSCPVIFITAYDSYAISVFKHFTIDYLLKPFEEQELLEALIKFQKIKDSFNTDATLQSLVAIESPETSKIQRHFLVNYGYKLISINETEITYFAASGKHLFIYTKSGNSYLYDNTLTDIIHALDPFLFFKVNRKYIVSRKIIKEVVKHSNQKIELILTVPAIENDPIIISKKEINNFKNWLDQ is encoded by the coding sequence ATGAAAATTGCCATTGTTGAAGATGAACATCTTGCTTCAAGTTATTTACAATCCATTTTAGGGCAGCAGGATGTTTTACCAATAACTCAGGCTACCGTTTTAAAATCTGTAAAAGAAGCTGTTGCATTTTTTAACGAAAACAATGTCGACTTGGCTTTTATGGACATTCATCTAGGTGACGGAAAAAGCCTTGAAATTTTCGAGAAAGCCACGGTTTCCTGTCCGGTTATTTTTATTACCGCATATGATTCATATGCTATTTCAGTTTTTAAGCATTTTACGATTGATTATCTTTTAAAGCCTTTCGAAGAGCAGGAACTTTTAGAAGCCTTAATCAAGTTCCAAAAAATCAAAGACAGCTTCAATACCGATGCAACCCTGCAGTCGCTTGTAGCAATAGAAAGTCCTGAAACATCTAAGATACAACGTCATTTTCTGGTGAATTACGGCTATAAGCTGATTTCGATAAATGAAACAGAAATCACTTATTTTGCCGCCTCCGGAAAGCATCTGTTTATTTATACTAAATCGGGAAATAGTTACTTATACGATAATACACTTACAGATATAATTCACGCTCTTGATCCTTTTTTATTCTTTAAAGTAAACCGGAAATATATCGTAAGCAGAAAAATTATCAAGGAAGTTGTAAAACATTCCAATCAGAAAATCGAATTGATTCTTACTGTCCCCGCTATAGAAAACGATCCTATTATAATTAGTAAAAAAGAAATAAATAATTTTAAAAACTGGCTCGACCAATAA
- a CDS encoding NUMOD4 domain-containing protein, translating into MPQIRFYPNEEFKEIDINESLQFRYAISNKGRLVSFTDEIQNGRLLKGGLSDGYPTFRFKIRQDDKIVNKYLFLYKLVAHYFLPKQSEEQTYVLHLDYVRNNDHVNNLRWATREEMIAHSRKSPHVIQAKKNLIEHNIKSDGRKLTTTKVMLIKKILARPEQKTRLKMIAKQFGVSEMQIRRIASGENWGHVKI; encoded by the coding sequence ATGCCACAGATTAGATTTTATCCAAATGAAGAATTCAAAGAAATAGATATTAATGAGTCTTTACAATTTAGATATGCCATTTCAAACAAAGGAAGATTAGTTAGCTTTACAGATGAGATACAAAACGGACGTCTTTTAAAAGGCGGACTGAGCGACGGATATCCTACTTTTCGTTTCAAAATCAGACAGGATGATAAAATTGTCAATAAATACCTTTTTCTCTACAAATTAGTTGCCCACTATTTTCTTCCAAAACAATCTGAAGAACAAACCTATGTCCTTCATCTGGATTATGTACGAAACAACGATCATGTGAACAACCTGCGCTGGGCTACGAGAGAAGAAATGATAGCGCACAGCCGTAAAAGCCCACACGTTATTCAGGCTAAAAAGAACCTCATTGAACACAATATAAAATCAGACGGCAGAAAACTGACTACTACCAAAGTAATGCTGATCAAAAAAATATTAGCCCGTCCCGAGCAAAAAACACGCCTTAAAATGATTGCCAAACAATTTGGGGTTAGTGAAATGCAGATCAGAAGAATTGCCAGCGGCGAAAACTGGGGACATGTAAAAATTTAA